Part of the Actinomycetota bacterium genome, GGTGAGCGCGCGGTGGAGCTGCGCGACGCCGAGCACGTCGCCGAACGTCTCGTGTGCTCGCGGCTGCCGGCCGACGAGGGTGACCGACATGCCGAGGGCGAGCGCGCGTGTGGCCGTCGCCCGGCCGATCGGTCCGGGGCCGACGATCACGAGCCGCGCTCCCTCGAGCCGCTCGGTCGTGCGTCCCGTCGTCCACTCCCCTCGATGTTGGTCGACGATCGATCGCTGCAGCCCCGTGGTGAATGCGAGCATCGCCCCGACCACCCACTCGGCGATCGGCTCGTCGAAGACGCCGGCGGCGTTCGTCACGACGACGTCGCTCTCGATCAATCCTGGGAACAGGAGCGCATCGACCCCCGCCGACGCCGACTGGATCCATCGGAGGCGATCGGGGGCCGGCCAGAGCCCGGGCAGCCAGGTCGGATCGAGGCGCCACAGGAACACGACGTCGGCGTCCGGAAGGAGCCTCGAGAGGGCTCCAAGCTCGGGCGCGTAACGCAGCTCTGCCACCTCGGTCGCCGCCTCGATGCCCGGCGGGGGATCGGCGGCGTCGGCGCCTGCGACCACGACGACGGGCCTCCGATCGGCTGGGCTCACAGCGGCTTCCTGTTCGAGTAGCCGGCGTGTTCTTCGTGGAACCAGGTCACCGAGGCTTCTCCGAGGCGCCAGCAGAGGAACACCCGCCTGCCCTCGCGTTCGGCAGGGAAGTCCACGAGCCCGATCTCGGGGTCGCGGAGCAGGATGCCCTCATCGGCGAGTGTCGTGAGGTCCTCACGCAGTCGCTCTTGCGCCGTGAACCAGTCGGTGCCGGCAACGCCGCCGCCGTCCGTCTCCACGGCCGCGGTGATGCGGTCGCTCGCGTCGACCAGCGCCCGGCGCGCGTCGCGGACCCGCGGCAGCAGCTCCATGAGCAATGGCAGCGTCGCCTCGGCCTGCGCGACGTCGAAGACCTTCGCCGTCATGCCGTCTCCAGCACGCCGGTGAGGGCACGCAGGTCGGTGATGCGGGCGCCGGGATGCGCCGGATGCCGCTCGCGACGATCGATCAGCACCGTGAACATGCCCAGCACCGCTGGCGGGACGACGTCGTACTCCGGGTTGTCGCCGACGAAGGCCACCTCCCTCGGCGATACCCCGGCACGTTCGAGGGCCAGCCGGTAGATGCGTGGGTCCGGCTTCTCGATGCCCTCGATGCCGCTGATCACGCGCACCGGGAATCGGTCGCGCACGCCGAGCGCAGCCAGCAGGTCCTCGAGCCAGGCCTCGAAGTTCGACACGATGCCGAGCGTGACCCCGGCCTCGGCCAGACCGTCGAGCGTCTCCGCCACGTCGTCGAACAAGGCGTAGTTGCCGAGATCGGTGAACCCCTCGTAGAGCGTCTCGCGGAGGCCGTCGGCAGAGGGGAGGCCGAGCGACTCGAGCATGCGTCCGTACACCCCGAGCCAGAACGTGCGCGAGGCCTCGGGCGAGAGCGTCCACAGGTCCCCGTCGCGCGACGCTTCGCTGAAGCGACGAAGCACGGCCGCGCTCGCCTCGAGCACGTCGTCGGGGTCGCGCTCGTGGCCGGCGTCCCGCACGATCCGGGAGAACAGCTCGGGGAACGACGGCGACGGATGCACAAGGGTCTCCCCCGCGTCGAAGAGCACGGCCCGGAACCTCACGTCGTCCTCACGCCGGCGATGATAGGGCCCGGGAGCGCAGGTCCGACCAGAGCTGGTCGACCCGCTCCTCGAGGCCGGCCACGGTGTCCTCGTTGTCCAGGACCACGTCGGCGTACGCGACCTTCTCCTCCAGGGGCATCTGAGCGGCCATGCGGTCGCGCACGTCCTTTTCGGCCATGCCTCGCTCGACGAGGCGGGCAACGCGTGCGTGGACGGACGCCGTCACGACCACGACGACCGGGAACCCCTCGTGCGCGCCCGTCTCGATCAGCAAGGGGGAGTCGACCACCACCACGTCGTCGGTCCCGGCGTGTGCGGCCACCGTTTCGGCGATCGCTCGCCGGACCACCGGGTGCACGATCGCCTCGAGGTCGGCGCGCGCCACGTCGTCGGCGAAGACGATCGACGCGAGGGCCTCTCGGTCGAGGGAGCCGTCGGAGCCGAGCACGCCGTCACCGAAGCGAGCGACCACGGCATCGAACCCCGACGTGCCCGGTTCGACGGCTTCACGCGCGAGCATGTCGGAATCGAGGACCACCGCGCCACGCGCCGCGAGCATGCGCGCGACCGTCGACTTGCCCGACCCGATGCCACCCGTGAGGCCGACGAGGAGCACGTCGTTACCCGCCGCCCGGCCTGCGGCCCGTTAGTCGGAGCGACCTTCGCGCCGCTTCAGGTCCTCGAGGATCGCTTCGAGTGAGACCTCCTCGTCGGTGGCCTCCTCGGCGGCCTCGACCACCTCCTCGGCCTCCGCGACGTCGGCTTCGGCCGTGGCGGTGTCGCCCTCGGCCTCCGCGACGATCGCGTCGTCGATGGCGGCCTCGGCGACCGCGACGTCGACCGCCTCCTCGACCCGGGTCTCCTCGATCGCCGCCTCGACGGCGGTCTCGGCGACGACGGTCTCGACGGCTTCCTCCACGGCCTCAGCCACGGCATCCTCGGTGGTGTCGACCTCGGACTCGGCGACCTCAGGCTCGGCGGGGGCCGGCGCCGCGGGTTCGGGCTCGGTCGCCCGGGCGGCGTCGGCCTCGGCGACCGCGGCCAGGATGTCGTCTGGGATCTGGATCGTGGAGACCATCTCGGGCGTCGGCTCACGCCGCTGCTCGGGTTCGGCCTTGATCTCGGGCTCGCGCGGCGGCGGCGCCGATACCTGACGCATCGACAGACTCACCCGCCGGCGTGACACGTCGACGTCGATCACCTTGACCTGCACCTCGTCGCCGACCGACAGCACCGACTCCGGCGTGTCCACGTGCTCGTGGCTGATCTCGGAGATGTGGACGAGGCCCTCGATACCCTGCGCGACGCGGACGAACGCGCCGAACGGCACGAGCTTCGTGACCTGGCCGGTGATGATCGCGCCGGCCTGCGACGTGCGCTCGAACTCCTTCCAGGGGTCCTCCTGGGTGGCCTTGAGGGAGAGCGAGACGCGCTCGCGCTCGAGGTCGACGTCGAGCACCTCGACCTCGACCTCCTGGCCGACCGTGACGACCTCCTGCGGGTGGTCGACGTGTTTCCAGCTCAGCTCGCTGACGTGCACGAGGCCGTCGACGCCGCCGAGGTCGACGAACGCGCCGAAGTTCACGATCGAACTGACCGTGCCCTTGCGCCGCTCGCCCTTCTGCAGGCCTTCGAGGAACTTCTTGCGTCCCTCGCTCTGCGACTCCTCGAGGAAGGCGCGCCGGCTCAGCACGACGTTGTTGCGGTTGCGGTCGAGCTCGATGATCTTGGCCTCGAGCTCGGTGCCGACGAACGGGTGTAGGTCGCGCACGCGACGCAGGTCGACGAGCGAGGCCGGCAGGAACCCGCGCAGGCCGATGTCGAGGATCAGCCCGCCCTTGACGACCTCGATCACCGGGCCTTTGATCGTCTGGCCCGAGTTCATGACCTCTTCGATGCGACCCCACGCGCGCTCGTACTGCGCTCGCTTCTTCGACAGGATCAGGCGGCCCTCCTTGTCCTCCTTCTGCAGGACCAGGGCCTCGATGTGGTCGCCGACCTTCACGACCTCGTTCGGGTCGACGTCGTGGCGGATCGAGAGCTCCTTGCTCGGGATCACGCCCTCGCTCTTGTAGCCGATGTCGAGCAGCACCTCGTCGCGGTCGATCTTCACGACGTCGCCCTCGACGATGTCGCCGTCGCCGAAGTCGCGGAACGACGCCTCGAGCGCTTGGACCAGCTCCTCGGGCGTGTAGTCCTTGCCGTCGGCGGGAGCGGGGGTGGCGGGCGCCGCGTTGGCAGCCGGACGCGGTGCGGCTGCGGTCGCGGCGGTCGTGTCAGCGGCGGTTACCTCCTCGGTGGAGGCCTCAGGGGCCGCTTCGGTCTCGGTCGCCTCGGGGGCGACCGTCGTCTCGTCACTCATCTGGTCGGTCTCCTTCCGGCGCGCGGGGCTCACCACTCGCGGTTTGGGATTGTGCGAGTGGCACGCGAGCGAACCCACGGCCGTGCACAGGGTAGGTGTCCAGCGGAAACGCCGTCAAACGAGGCAGGTGCTCAGGCGGGCTCGGCCGCCTCAGGTGAGGGGTCACCCCCGGGGAGCATCGTCAGAAGCATGATCGTGGGCTCGACGGCCTCCAGCGAGTGGACCGTCCCCGGACTCATGGTCACCCACGATCCATGTCGCAGCCGTTCCTCCCTGCCCTCCACCTCGAACCGAAGGTCGCCGGCGAGGACCTGGACGATCGCGGCACGAGCCGCCGCGTGCTCGGCCAGACCCTCGCCAGCATCGAACCCGAACACGGTCACGTCGACGCCGCCCTCGCGATACACGACCTTGGAGACGACCGCTCCCGGTTGGATCGTCACGAGCTCGCGGAGATCCTCGAACGTTACGGACCCCATGCGGACGCCTCCCCCCTGCAGCGAGCGGCCATGCCCGCCTTCAATGGCCCGCCGGTGCTGCGTCGGACCAGTTCGTGCCCCAGCCCACGTCGGCCCGCAGCGGCACCTCCAGGTCGACGGCGTGCTCCATACGGTCCTTCACGAGGCCGGAGGCGGCCTCCGCCTTCGCCTCCAGGACCTCGAACACCAACTCGTCGTGCACGGTGAGCAGCATGTGACAGTCGAGGTCTTCGTGCTCGCGGAGCGCCTCGTCGACCCGGATCATCGCCATCTTGAACACGTCGCTCGCGCTGCCCTGGATCGGGGCGTTCAACGCCTGCCGGCGCCCCATGTCGCGCACGCGAGGGTTCGCCGCCTGCAGCTCCGGGATGTAGCGCCGGCGCCCGAGGAGCGTCTCGGTGAACCCCTCGACCGTCGCATGGCCGACCTGGTTGTCGAGGTACTCGCGGATCGCGGGGAACGATGCGAAATAGGCGTCCATGATCTCCTGCGCCTCGTCGGGGGCGATGTCGAGCCGTTGCGCGAGCCCCCATGCGTTCATTCCGTAGGCGAGTCCGTAGTTCACCATCTTCGCCCTCGAACGCGACAGCGGATCGACGGCATCGAGCGGCAGCCCGAACACGCGTGCCGCCGTGGCCGTGTGGATGTCCTCGCCGCTCTCGAACGCCGTGCGCAGGCCCTCGTCTCCCGAGAGGTGCGCGAGGATGCGCAGCTCGATCTGGGAGTAGTCGAGCACGAGCAACACCTGGTCGTCGGAGCCGGGCACGAACGCGCGGCGGATCTGCCGGCCGAGATCCGTGCGGATCGGCACGTTCTGCAGGTTCGGATTGCTCGAGGACAGACGGCCGGTGGCGGCGGCGGTCTGCACGAACGTCGTGTGCACGCGACCGTCGCGCGGGTCGACGAGCTTCGGCAGCGCTTCGAGGTACGTCGAGTTCAGTTTGTCGAGCTCGCGCCACGACAGCAGCGCGTCGACGATCGGGTGCGCGTCGCGGAGCTTCTCGAGCACGCTCGCATCGGTGGAGAGCTCACCCTTGGGTGTCTTCTTGCCGGGCTGGAGGCCGAGCTGCTCGTAGAGGATCTTGCGCAGCTGC contains:
- a CDS encoding DUF2203 domain-containing protein, with the translated sequence MTAKVFDVAQAEATLPLLMELLPRVRDARRALVDASDRITAAVETDGGGVAGTDWFTAQERLREDLTTLADEGILLRDPEIGLVDFPAEREGRRVFLCWRLGEASVTWFHEEHAGYSNRKPL
- a CDS encoding cupin domain-containing protein, with the protein product MGSVTFEDLRELVTIQPGAVVSKVVYREGGVDVTVFGFDAGEGLAEHAAARAAIVQVLAGDLRFEVEGREERLRHGSWVTMSPGTVHSLEAVEPTIMLLTMLPGGDPSPEAAEPA
- the rpsA gene encoding 30S ribosomal protein S1 is translated as MSDETTVAPEATETEAAPEASTEEVTAADTTAATAAAPRPAANAAPATPAPADGKDYTPEELVQALEASFRDFGDGDIVEGDVVKIDRDEVLLDIGYKSEGVIPSKELSIRHDVDPNEVVKVGDHIEALVLQKEDKEGRLILSKKRAQYERAWGRIEEVMNSGQTIKGPVIEVVKGGLILDIGLRGFLPASLVDLRRVRDLHPFVGTELEAKIIELDRNRNNVVLSRRAFLEESQSEGRKKFLEGLQKGERRKGTVSSIVNFGAFVDLGGVDGLVHVSELSWKHVDHPQEVVTVGQEVEVEVLDVDLERERVSLSLKATQEDPWKEFERTSQAGAIITGQVTKLVPFGAFVRVAQGIEGLVHISEISHEHVDTPESVLSVGDEVQVKVIDVDVSRRRVSLSMRQVSAPPPREPEIKAEPEQRREPTPEMVSTIQIPDDILAAVAEADAARATEPEPAAPAPAEPEVAESEVDTTEDAVAEAVEEAVETVVAETAVEAAIEETRVEEAVDVAVAEAAIDDAIVAEAEGDTATAEADVAEAEEVVEAAEEATDEEVSLEAILEDLKRREGRSD
- the coaE gene encoding dephospho-CoA kinase, encoding MLLVGLTGGIGSGKSTVARMLAARGAVVLDSDMLAREAVEPGTSGFDAVVARFGDGVLGSDGSLDREALASIVFADDVARADLEAIVHPVVRRAIAETVAAHAGTDDVVVVDSPLLIETGAHEGFPVVVVVTASVHARVARLVERGMAEKDVRDRMAAQMPLEEKVAYADVVLDNEDTVAGLEERVDQLWSDLRSRALSSPA
- a CDS encoding HAD-IA family hydrolase — its product is MRFRAVLFDAGETLVHPSPSFPELFSRIVRDAGHERDPDDVLEASAAVLRRFSEASRDGDLWTLSPEASRTFWLGVYGRMLESLGLPSADGLRETLYEGFTDLGNYALFDDVAETLDGLAEAGVTLGIVSNFEAWLEDLLAALGVRDRFPVRVISGIEGIEKPDPRIYRLALERAGVSPREVAFVGDNPEYDVVPPAVLGMFTVLIDRRERHPAHPGARITDLRALTGVLETA
- a CDS encoding D-2-hydroxyacid dehydrogenase; this translates as MVAGADAADPPPGIEAATEVAELRYAPELGALSRLLPDADVVFLWRLDPTWLPGLWPAPDRLRWIQSASAGVDALLFPGLIESDVVVTNAAGVFDEPIAEWVVGAMLAFTTGLQRSIVDQHRGEWTTGRTTERLEGARLVIVGPGPIGRATATRALALGMSVTLVGRQPRAHETFGDVLGVAQLHRALTDADHVLDALPLTAQTRGLFDANAFAAMPARARFYNVGRGGTVDESALVEALAARTIAGAALDVFATEPLPAESPLWAMPNVIVSPHISGDAEGWEGRVVSVFVENLRRFSEGEPLENVVDKEAGHGTGEPPAGHGRGLPPGPTARGDGGR